The Catharus ustulatus isolate bCatUst1 chromosome 17, bCatUst1.pri.v2, whole genome shotgun sequence genome includes the window GTCTCTCCTGGGTGTGTtctgggcagcagccaggagccacCTTCCCAGGGTGTGGGGACAAagctggcagtggggagggTGGGTGTgacagtgccagggctgcattTCAAACCAGCAACACACTCTGTGTCAGCACAGCTCGTGGGGAGAGTGCCCCATGGGGCACAGGGCCTTGGAGCATCCAAAGCAGAGGTGGTTTCTGTAAATGTGGGGttgcttttctgcctttgctGTCTGTGACTATTACAGACCATCTGTGGGTAATGTTTGGCCATTTCCCTTCCATTTGTATCAAATGTCTCAATTTGTTTGGTTCAGTAAAACTTAAATTCTTCTAAATGCAGATAACCACTGCATTTGAAGTATTCTGTCACTCTCTTTGCTGGAGAAACCTCATTTCACCTTTTTtgatgaaacattttttaaccATAAGTAAAGTGGAAATTATAATGCCCCTAGCCCAAATAATGAGTAAGTGTCCTAAATAAAAGATCTGGTGATGACACATGGTTTTACCAGGgatcagctgagctgtgcatgAATGTGGAGGTGTTGCTTCATCCATTTGTAATACAGTAGTGTATGACAGTGGGGTTTGTacttaattatttatttttttaaagcagttttagTAGATGTGAATAGAATTGGTTTTCCAAAATGTTCATTTTGTTCTACAACCGAAGAATCTTGCTGACATTGCAGTGCTTATCTTTTTTATGCCAGAACATTGAGAATTGATGAAGTTACTATTTTTGTGTTGTCAAAAGAAGGGTTGCAGTCAACAAACACCTGTTAAACGGTGAATGAAGCAGGCTGAAATGGTACTGAATTTGTTTCATTATATTAACTATCAGttaataaaaacaagaattaCTTCTTGATTTCTCAGTATTGCCTTCAAGGTGAGGCACTAGGAGTCTTCtcaattttttggttttattctaGGTACATAGCCAAGTTCTTGTCTGCCTAATTTGCTTCTCTTGttttatacaaaaaataaatttgacttgtttttattttactaaatGGCAGTTGTTGTGTGACTTGATTAAGATCTGGCCCAACTTATTTTGAGAGTAATTTAGCATTAAAGTGCCAGTTACGTTATCACAAGTCTCATGTCCCTGTAGGCAAATCCTTCTCATCCATGGCATTCTCATCAAAATTTTTTGCTCTACCAATGAAATGTTTCTATAGCTTGGAGTAGAAATGTGTGGACAATAGCGTGTAGTGGTGCAGCcactcagcacagcctggtAAAGGAAAATCCACTTGGGCATTTCTGGTCAATCCAGCAAGGCAGATTTTGTATGAACTGTTTGGATGTGAAGTTGTGTATTGGCAAAGGTGAACACTTGAACTGCCCCCAGCGCCTTGTCCCCCTCGCTTTCAGAGTGCTGCCTCTTTGGGAATGCTGTTCTTATATCCCTTCTTTGGGAATGCTGTTCTTTTATCTGTTCTTTGGGAATgctgttcttttctgttctttgggaATGCTGTTCTTTTATCCTTTCTTTGGGAATGCTGTTCTTTTATCCTTTCTTTGGGAATGCTGTTCTTTTATCCCTTCTTTGGGAATgctgttcttttctgttctttgggaATGCTGTTCTTTTATCCCTTCTTTGGGAATGCTGTTCTTTTATCCCTTTTGCTGGACAAGGCTGGGAATGCTGTTCTTTAATCCCTTCTTTAGGAACgctgttctttatttcctttctttgggaATGCTGTTCTTTATTTCCGTTCTTTGGGAACCCTgttctttattcctttctttgggaacactgttctttatttcctttctttgggaACCCTgttctttattcctttctttggGAACgctgttctttatttcctttctttgggaACCCTgttctttattcctttctttggGAACCCTgttctttattcctttctttggGAACGCTGTTCTTTATTCCCTTTTCCCGGCCGAGGCTGGGAACGCTGTTCTTTATTCCGTTCTTTCGGAACCCtgttctttctccctttctttggGAACCCTGTTCTTTCTTTATCCCTTCTTTAGGAACGCTGTTCTTTCTCCCTTGCCCCGCTGCCCCGCTCGGGCCGGATGCCGCGGGCGCGGTGCGGGCGGGCGCAGGAAGGGGGCGGGGCGTGGCCGCGCTTCCGCCCCGCGGTTCCCCCCCACACGTGCCCGGGCTTTGTGCGCTCGGGCGGGCGGAAgggccgccccgccgcctcACCCCGCTCCCTTTcgctttccctttcccttcacCTCCCCATGACGGCCTTGGTAAGCCCCAGGACGGAGGAGGCGAAGGACGAGGCCGAACTCTGGAGCTATGACTCCACCTGGGAGGGGGAGtatgaggaggatgaggaggaggaggaggatggcgGCGGAGGCGAGCCGGAGGAGGCGGCGGAGCAGGGCCGGGCGCGGGGCTGCCGGCACAGCCAGGTGCGTGTGGGGGCGCGGGCACGGAGCGGAGCCTGCGGGGCTGAGGGGACCCTTCCAGCCCGGAGCCCCGTGCCGAGCCGTCCTTGCCCGCTCTGCCGCTGCTCGGGGCCGGGGGAGGCCCCGCGGGCCTGGGGGATCCTCGGCTCGGAGCGTGCCCTCATCCTGAGGAAGGAAATCCTGCTGGAGGAGCGGGGCTTACAGGGCTGCTGTCACTTCAAGGCTCCTCAAGCTCCATTACATTGCCATGAGCTGGGTTATAATTTGTTTTCCCCCACCATACCCTATGATGTGTGTATTTTATCCTGTAAATACAggttctgtgctgtgtgtggcaCCTGCCTGTTGGCACTGCTGATGGCTCCTGCATTTGACATTGTGGCATTGACATTGTGGCATTGATGTTGTTTGAAGTTTTTGGTTGGTATGCTCAGCTTTGTGTGGTAGCCTTCCCTAGGCTTTTTCGTGCCATCAGTAAAAATCCATTACATAACATCTgctcaatttaaaaaatgatctGTTACTCTTCGTTTCTCATAGACACGTTTTATTTCTTGGATAGTGAATGTAGAGCAACttagaaaaccaaaaaatggtCTGTTTTAAAAACTAAAGGTACATGTGCAGTTTTGAGCAAGGTGCTGCAAAGCACAAGCACTTGTGTCTGATGccttaaaataatatttatttgaaataaaaggaatttgttAGTGTCATCTGAGGTTTCTGTTTATAGCATCGGTGTTTTTCAGTTTGACATGGAGTGTCAGGAATTTCttctccagcactgctttgGTAAATacaactttttccttttcagtacTTCCTATGTCTGGCAAAACACACTTCAGTCCTTTAACTCCTCCCTTTTCTGGGAAAGGGAAACCACTCCTTCACTTCGAGTTTCGTTTCAGCATCTCATCCTTATTTTTAGAAGATAAAAAAGCAGATAAAGCTTTCTGATTAATATACTTTCAAAAGAGATTCATGTTAAGCTTTCTTTTTTGCTTAATAAGcattaaaatatagaaataaccacttttgaaggaaaaataaattctctgcATGCATAGATCTGGGAAAGGCCAGAGGTATTTTGGGTGGAGTACATGTGATTCTgaagggaaaaggcagagattTCCTTTGAAGTTTTTTTGCAATGTTTAAATGCACCCTATCAACTTTTCTTTTGTACATGGTTGGAGTTCACAAGCTTTAATAACTCCAGAACATTCCCTTTATTCTgtttaaatgtgttttgttcctcaggtttttttttccttagagcAATGGATGGTGACAACTGTAAAAGCAAGGACTATTTTTTCACTCCAGTGAGTGGACATTCTCAGCTTTGCCAAGGAAGATGTTGAGACTTAGAACCCCTGgaatattctgcatttttcagttaGGAGCTCTTCAGTGATGAATGTGTAGTCCCCTCTGTCTGACAGTGCCCAAAAAATTGTAAGGGCACTGAGAATGAATGCACAAAGAAGCAGTAAATCTTCTGCTAGCCATTTATGCCTTTGCAGCCTGGCAAAGGCATGGATAACTTTCCCTAACTTGTTCctacttctgctttttttacactaattctccttcttctcccctCAGCCTGGATGGTTTTCTTTACGGCTGAAGCAGATAATGTCTTTCTTTGGTACTGAGGTTAGagttttttattgttatttgcACTATGcactttcaaaacaaaattttgcttctgtttttgcATTTCACTTGTCTCTGCGAGTGTTCACAGCCTGAAGTTCCTGCAGCTGTGTCTTTCCAGCTCCTTTGCATTTCAGTGCCTTCAGCTTCTCTAAATGAGCTTTGAAAACTACAGGGGTTGTGTTCATTTGAAGAACTTCTCTCTGAGACTGCTGAAGCACCTGCAGTTCATGATCAGCTGTTTTAATAACAAACCCCATGGTCCTGCCTTCTCCTAAATCTCCATCAACAAAAAGTTTCAATCACTCTTCTGGACTCTCAtcttttttattcctgtgcCTCGTTCACAATCCACATCCCTTTTGGTtacagcagctttccagctgaTTTCTCAGCCAGATCATCTTTCTACCACTTTTTCCTGGCTAtgttctctgcttcccttgCTCTTCCCACAGCAATGCACATTTCTGCCTGGTGTGATACAGGTTTGGAGCATGAAACCCACTTAGTTTTGCTGTGAGACAAAAAGGTGTTTGATTTTTATAGGGAAGTTTCAGCCTTGCTGTTCAGTTTGTGTTTCTTAGCTGGAAAGAAAAGCCTTAAGTTGGAAGTTTGTAGAGACCCAGAAACACGACCAGCGTGGGAGGAGCAAAGCTGagttttgctctttttgctTCCCCATCTTATTCTCTGTGCTGTCTCCAGATTGCCTTTTCCCTGGATCTGGCTTCCTTCTGGACAAGCCTTTTACAGCCTCTTGCACCATGGCATTGCATCTGTTTCTGTATCTGCAATGGCTCTTCAGCAAACCAGTTCTCTTTCTAAGTGGGACCCAGTCTGCTGTTCTCCTGTCCCACCTGACTGTGTTCAAGGATGTTACTTCAGAACCTTAAGTGTAAAGAATTTCTGGATTATTTGGTAATTGGGAGCAAAATTGTCATTAATGCCACGTAACTGTCATCAGGGCAACTGAATGAGTGACTTCATTACAGCAAGGTGCTGCAAATGTTGACCAATTCCTGCTTTAATAATTAATGAACTAGTGATTGGTGTTGTtagaaaatggttttatttccctctgtGCATGTGATGTTGAGAAATATCAAATGGGATTATGAAGtaatttgggggagtttttgctgcttctttcttctaaattcattttaatgctTGTTTTGCAAGACTCTGCACATCTTACCCTCATTTCCCAACTTCCCTGTTCTCTCTGTGAGCTGGCATTGAaccctctgcctgtgccctcTTTGGGTGCCCTTTATTCATGAGCAGTCTTGTTCCTTTTGGTGGTTCTCAATTCACAGAACACTGTAAAATGCTGTGGTGGTTTGGGATGTGATGGTTCAGCACTCAGCAAAATTAAACCTGTCTGTGTTGCTTGTGAATGTAACAAAATCTCTTATTAAGGTATTCAAATTATAAATCAATATGTATATATTTCAGTTAAAATGCGCTTTTAAGTCATACTTGCAACTTCTGTTTCTTTGAGGTTCAGAGGAGGAAATGAAGCTGTTCTTTGTGAATTCTGTCTAAATGTGACACTTGGAATGAATCTAGCACATCTGTGATGAGAACCTGGTGCCTGTTCATGTGGCACCACAGGTTTTTCTCTGTAGCAATTTGAATTATGCATAAAATACAGTGAATTCAGCTGTAACTAGGTAAATCTGTCACTTGGCAACTAATAGGGATTCTGTGAGTCACTGCTGTGGGTATTCTCATTTTGTAtctgtttcttgttttcttagTGAAGTTTGGTTTCAAAATGTTCCAACTAAATGCTTTGTATTTGCAGGATCAAAGCTCAAATTCCTCAGTGCTGACTTGGAAGGGTTTTCAGGTAGGCTTGACATAAAATTTGGTTACATGGAAAGATGAGTAATAATGAAGATTGTGATTGGGAGAGAAgtccaataaaataaatatctaatGTCACCACGTGTTTCTGCTGCTACCCACTGTGTAAATGAGCAAGGCTGATTGTGAGCATAAAGCGCATATTAAGAAAACTTCTATTTCAGCAAGGTCTGCAGGGAATGAGTCTTGAATTCAATTTAGCATCCTTAATTCTACAATTTTAAAGTCTAGCCTCTGTCTTCAGTAGGGTTTATAGCAACTCAGAGGCATGTCTTGTTCTAAAGCCTTTGagttaaagaaaaacaatgacATTTTCATATTTGGGATCTCCAGCTTGTTCTCATAATTTCCACTGGCAAACCCAAGGggataaaataaatacataaaacataaaAGCCTTTATTAATAAGGTAAGAGGGGAAAATGAGTATTTTGGTTACAGGAGATGGTGTTAATTTAATCTTGGTTTAGATTTGTCTTCAGGAATGCAGCACCAGtctggttggttttgggggtgcAGAGTGCAGGGCACGTGCAGGGGAACCTGTGAAAAGTACTGAATTCAGTCAggacattattttattttattttattttgcagaaggtGATTTTATTCTGAGTCTCTGCTCTGTCTCTTCTCTCCAGTGCAGCGGGAGGCGCAACTGGACTGCGGCGAGAGACCTGCAGAGATACAGAAAACATTACCCAGTACGTGTCCTGGGGCTCCTCCTCACCACTCCTGCCTTCAGAAACACTTCCTAGATTTGGGAGCACCCTTGTGCCTTTGTACTTACAGCCTCAGCACCTTCCAAGGATTCATTTGTGAGGGGGAAGGGATGATGTACGTGTGGGTGAATCAGGAATAAGGTGCTACTTTTCCCAAAGCACATTTTGAGGATTTAGCTTGAAATGTGTAGGGAATGTGAGGGAAAGCAAGGAGTGATTACTGCCTTTTAAAAGGTTGCTGCTTGTTCATTTCTTGTTCTCATCTCCAGGATTTGAAAGACACAGAGAatgatgaggaggaagagatgTGGAACTTAAGCTTTTATAAAAATGACATTGCTTTTGTGCCCCACGGTGAGTACCTTCTGTGGAGGCTGTTTGATGCCATCTGGTGCAGCTGGTTGTTGAAAGATTAGTTTCATTCATGTAAGACcataaaaaccaaccaaccaaccaaaaccaccacccaaaccaaataaaaacccaccaagaatgttattttaaaaagatccTGCTGTATTTTCCTTAACACCTTGCttaaggtatttttttctggctggTTGTCTTGTTGGAGAAGCTAATACCTGTGTGTAAATATCTGGGTCTGGCTAGTGAGCTTTGTGGAGTGACTAACTGGCTAACTTTAATTTGGTGTCATTTCTTGCctgaccttttccttttccttgtagGTGTGCATATTGAAACTCTGCTTTCATCTTGGGGGGACAAGTATGAAACACTGGAAGAAAACCATTCTTACATACAATGGTAAATTGCCTGCATGAACACAGTGCCTCTGTAGTTGTGCCTCTTTTAAGTGTCAGGTGGATGTGTGTTCCTGATTTCACACAAGACTCAGAATTAGTTAATTTAGTTAATTGAGTTGCATTCCTCAGGAAGCAAGGCACTGGAACTCCTGGAAACACAGGTTTCcagtgcagctgtggcagtAGATCTCAGTCATTTGTATAAGCAAAATTTTTTGTTATTGGTGTAGACAATGCTTTTATGGGAGGGATTTACTAGAAAATGATTTCTGTGTCCATAAGGATGGGTGTTCTCCAAGAGATGCCTATGATATCACAAGTTTTGGAATCTTTTTTTGGTTCTAACAAGTTGGTACCCCAGGTTGGATGTCATCTTTGCTCATCTGGCCTGAaaacttcttttccttcaggCTGTTCCCTTTACGTGAACATGGGATGAACTGGCGTGCCAAGCCACTCACCTGCCAAGAAATCCAGGTATTTAATTTgatcttttgtttcttttttctttgagatCTGAAGGGTGTTAGGATTTCCCCTAAATACCTGATATTTGAAGTCTAATGTTTTTTCCCATAGTTTCCTTAGGTTTTTAGTGTGCACAGAGCTCACAGTGAAGCATTTACCTATCTTGTGTCAGCAAATGAAGTGCTTAGTGATACAATCAACCCTTGTTTAGAATTCAGATGCCACTTGATCTGGTGCAGGTAATTAGGGAGCTGCAGCTTTTAATAATTGCTGTGTCTTGTGTTCAGGCCTTTAGGAAGTCCAAGGAAGTTATGGACAGGTTTATCCGTGCTTACAAGCTCATGCTGGGATTTTATGGAATCAACCTGGTCAGTGAAGAAACTGGAGAACTTGAGAGAGCAGAGAATTGGCGGGAACGGTTTGAAAACTTGAACAGGTGAGTGTGTTGATGCTGTTGAGCGttcactgcagccaggcactttgaagggggggaaaaaaagtcaatgcTTGGGAAATCCTCAGCCATTGAGGAGTGGAGGCTTTTGTTGATAAATGTTATCTAgtgaaagtatttttaacttCATTCTGTTAAACTACAAAATAGAAGTCTTTCCATATGGCTCCCTGATGGTTTATGAAGCACCCTTAATGTGTGTAAAATGTTTTGAGTCCCTGTTTGAAAAATGCTCTGCAAATGGTCTGGTTCTATGCAGGTTTTGTGGAGTAAGTAATGACCCTTCCTGGTGATATTAACACCTTGAAAGGAGTGGGCAtaatcacagaagaaaaacaacttgaAGTCTGTCAAGtgttagaaaggaaaaagcagttGTGTCTAGCTTAAGTGCTGAGGTTTTGGCAGCATCCTTTCATGCCTGTGCTCTCAACACTACAGCCTTACCCTGTAGGGTCTCTGTTAGGGGCAGGACTTGTGTGTCTGTCCAGCATGGTGGTTTTTATCTACTGGTGGCAGATTCAGAAAGCCAAAACTTTTCCAAGCAGCTGAGATGATGAATCCTGTCAGCCCAGGGAGGGTTAgaaaggagctgctgaaggcagACAGCAGCAATGGGTGCTTTAAAAGTAAACCCACCTGTGCTCCCATTTGCATTGTCAAACAGTCTTTAATGGCTCACAGCCAGTAAATGATAAAACATTTTGCAGTTGCCTCAGAGGTTCACAGTGACTTGTAAGACTTTCCCTTGACAGCTTTGCTTATCTGTTTCCTTCAGGTTCAGCCACAACAATTTGAGGATTACTCGCATCCTGAAGTGCCTGGGGGAGATGGGCTATGAAGACTATCAAGTGCACTTGGTGAagtttttcctcacagaaactCTTGTCGAAGAGACATTACCAAATGTCAAGAGAAGTGCCTTGGATTACTTCCTGTTCACTGTCAGAAGCAAACGGAAGAGGAGAGAACTCGTCCATTACGCTTGGCAACACTTCAGACCTCAGAGCAGCTTCGTGTGGGGGCCTCGTGACAAACTGCAGAAGTACAGACCCCGCTCTGCCAAGCCACACCAAAGGCCTGAGGATAAACAGGACACTCCATGTCAGAAATGTGGTGATTCTGTGGAGAAGGATCAGAACCAGTCTCCAGAGGTGGAACAGAAGGCTGGAGATGCTGAAAAGCCTGAAGTGAGTGATGAACATGTAAAGGAGAAGATAAGCAAAGGTGTTTCGAAGGTGGGAGATgatgaagaggagaaagaaaccTCATTTGCCCAGCTGGAGGAAAAGGATTTGAAAAGTGAAGCTGAAGAAGGGCAGGGTACTGCAGAGAATGACTGCACAAAGGAGAgcaagaagagaaaactgaat containing:
- the OGFR gene encoding opioid growth factor receptor; the encoded protein is MTALVSPRTEEAKDEAELWSYDSTWEGEYEEDEEEEEDGGGGEPEEAAEQGRARGCRHSQDQSSNSSVLTWKGFQCSGRRNWTAARDLQRYRKHYPDLKDTENDEEEEMWNLSFYKNDIAFVPHGVHIETLLSSWGDKYETLEENHSYIQWLFPLREHGMNWRAKPLTCQEIQAFRKSKEVMDRFIRAYKLMLGFYGINLVSEETGELERAENWRERFENLNRFSHNNLRITRILKCLGEMGYEDYQVHLVKFFLTETLVEETLPNVKRSALDYFLFTVRSKRKRRELVHYAWQHFRPQSSFVWGPRDKLQKYRPRSAKPHQRPEDKQDTPCQKCGDSVEKDQNQSPEVEQKAGDAEKPEVSDEHVKEKISKGVSKVGDDEEEKETSFAQLEEKDLKSEAEEGQGTAENDCTKESKKRKLNASLADAKGDGSLKNSVDIENISHNLGECAIDAEIPSDPVSQAEENHEALKEDDSSTKEPAAPETTDAAVKRRKVDKKTSRNKPVNLAINLSMGPSASGAKANPSAANGEAEKENDSEENAAVEVPSEKGGGGGDADGGEVRPPAASRPPRTGCTAPVKDDCKSGSAGGDQHLCNSKLLEGKSELDGVGQQEKAGEKGQEEDTEKKQAPESHEQSTTPTCPEENSAEVPPEKGEGSENAAEPGEEQGAAE